One region of Streptomyces subrutilus genomic DNA includes:
- a CDS encoding STAS domain-containing protein, with protein sequence MTGAQDAYHDGVVGESYPAGDGAGWVVAARGELDQDTLGPLEEALVSAADGHRMVVLDARCITFGDSSFLNLLLRMHQLTSLRIAAPGEQLRRLFALTGADTILSLYPGVEDALAG encoded by the coding sequence ATGACCGGAGCACAGGACGCGTACCACGATGGCGTGGTCGGCGAGAGCTACCCGGCCGGGGACGGGGCGGGATGGGTGGTGGCCGCCCGCGGGGAGCTCGACCAGGACACCCTGGGGCCGCTCGAGGAGGCGCTCGTCTCGGCGGCGGACGGGCACCGGATGGTGGTGCTGGACGCCCGCTGCATCACCTTCGGCGACTCGTCGTTCCTGAACCTGCTGCTGCGGATGCACCAGCTCACCTCGCTGCGCATCGCCGCCCCGGGCGAGCAGCTGCGCCGCCTCTTCGCCCTTACGGGCGCGGACACCATCCTCAGCCTGTACCCGGG
- a CDS encoding SigB/SigF/SigG family RNA polymerase sigma factor translates to MPATETQVTPAPVADAGAPTQDVDLVQVDNAREMAPADARELSKVFFERLRTLEEGTPEYQYARNTLIEMNLSLVQFAARRFRARALGGSLDMDDIIQVGTIGLIKAIDRYDLEREVEFSTLALPYITGEIKRFFRDTTWAVHVPRRLQELRTELAKAQEALTDVLGRAPTVKEVAQHLELTEEQVIDGLVAANGYTSGSLDTTGAEGDEPSPAGRTARPLADRLGEVDPAMELFEDFHTLAPLLEQLGERDRLILQMRFGEEKTQAEIGAELGISQMQVSRLLSRTLTRLRAGMLSA, encoded by the coding sequence ATGCCTGCGACAGAGACGCAGGTCACGCCCGCTCCGGTCGCCGACGCAGGGGCACCGACGCAGGACGTGGACCTGGTCCAGGTGGACAACGCCCGGGAAATGGCGCCCGCCGACGCACGCGAGCTGTCGAAGGTCTTCTTCGAGAGGCTCCGCACGCTGGAAGAGGGCACGCCCGAGTACCAGTACGCCCGCAACACCCTGATCGAGATGAACCTCTCCCTCGTGCAGTTCGCCGCGCGCCGTTTCCGCGCCCGCGCACTGGGCGGGAGCCTCGACATGGACGACATCATCCAGGTGGGGACCATCGGCCTGATCAAGGCCATCGACCGGTACGACCTCGAGCGCGAGGTCGAGTTCTCCACGCTGGCCCTGCCGTACATCACCGGAGAGATCAAGCGCTTCTTCCGCGACACCACCTGGGCCGTGCACGTCCCCCGCCGCCTGCAGGAGCTGCGGACCGAGCTCGCCAAGGCGCAGGAGGCCCTGACCGACGTCCTGGGCCGGGCCCCGACGGTCAAGGAGGTCGCCCAGCACCTCGAACTGACCGAGGAGCAGGTCATCGACGGGCTGGTCGCCGCGAACGGCTATACGAGCGGCTCCCTGGACACCACCGGCGCCGAGGGCGACGAGCCGTCGCCGGCGGGCCGGACGGCGCGGCCGCTGGCGGACCGGCTCGGCGAGGTCGATCCCGCCATGGAGCTCTTCGAGGACTTCCACACCCTCGCGCCGCTGCTGGAGCAGCTGGGTGAGCGGGACCGCCTGATCCTGCAGATGCGTTTCGGCGAGGAGAAGACCCAGGCGGAGATCGGCGCCGAGCTCGGCATCTCGCAGATGCAGGTCTCGCGCCTGCTGTCCCGGACCCTGACCCGGCTGCGCGCCGGCATGCTCTCGGCGTAG
- a CDS encoding STAS domain-containing protein, translating into MPSPDRSAPPDGAQTLFDAVAWADAVVRCAPSVAGTDADTTTTLTAQPLRDRPGALLSGSCDLDTRPILCAALGVVTRIPGPVVHLDLSEVAFLDTGAVAALLQAATTVTGQGRRLLLHHPPYSLRKIVAMFPDECAALEVAA; encoded by the coding sequence ATGCCATCCCCCGACCGGTCCGCCCCGCCCGACGGCGCCCAGACGCTCTTCGACGCCGTGGCGTGGGCGGACGCGGTCGTCCGGTGTGCCCCCTCGGTGGCGGGCACGGACGCGGACACGACGACGACGCTGACCGCGCAGCCGCTGCGCGACCGTCCCGGCGCCCTCCTGAGCGGCAGCTGCGACCTGGACACCCGGCCTATCCTGTGTGCGGCGCTCGGCGTCGTCACCCGGATCCCGGGGCCGGTGGTCCACCTCGATCTCTCCGAGGTGGCCTTCCTCGACACGGGGGCGGTCGCCGCCCTGCTGCAGGCGGCCACTACCGTGACCGGACAGGGGCGCCGCCTGCTGCTCCACCACCCCCCGTACTCGCTCCGCAAGATCGTGGCGATGTTCCCGGACGAATGTGCCGCGCTGGAGGTCGCAGCATGA
- a CDS encoding sensor histidine kinase translates to MMNLPAPTDPGAFVHPALFYQGQAEYLAGVGGFVRAALAADEPVLVAVPGTRLDVLRESVGAGADEVTWTDMTQLGRNPGRILAALQDFADRHAGRAARIVGEPIWPGRSQAEVLEATRHEALINTAFAGRQATILCPYDVVGLPPAVVSDARRTHPTLIEKGVDLLSTDYADAPSVSADCDHPLPEPDGDAPWLEYTHGGLGEVRDHAEAWARGTALSAARQGDLILALSEAAANSLAHGGGRGALRLWRTGTGIVAEIRDGGRLADPLAGRRRPSLASVNGGRGLWMIHQLCDLVEVRASDSGLILRLHMAAS, encoded by the coding sequence ATGATGAACCTTCCTGCGCCCACCGACCCTGGGGCCTTCGTCCACCCCGCCCTCTTCTACCAGGGTCAGGCGGAGTACCTGGCAGGGGTGGGGGGTTTCGTACGGGCTGCCCTCGCGGCCGACGAGCCGGTGCTCGTGGCCGTGCCCGGAACGCGGCTGGACGTCTTGCGCGAGAGCGTCGGCGCGGGCGCGGACGAGGTCACCTGGACGGACATGACGCAGCTGGGCCGCAACCCCGGCCGTATCCTGGCCGCCCTGCAGGATTTCGCCGACCGGCACGCCGGCCGGGCCGCCCGGATCGTGGGCGAGCCCATCTGGCCCGGCCGCTCGCAGGCCGAGGTGCTGGAGGCCACGCGCCACGAGGCTCTGATCAACACGGCCTTCGCGGGGCGGCAGGCCACCATCCTGTGCCCGTACGACGTAGTGGGCCTGCCGCCCGCGGTGGTGTCCGATGCCCGGCGTACCCATCCCACACTGATCGAGAAGGGCGTGGACCTGCTCAGCACGGACTACGCCGACGCCCCGTCGGTCAGCGCCGACTGCGATCACCCCCTGCCCGAGCCCGACGGGGACGCGCCCTGGCTCGAGTACACCCACGGGGGCCTGGGCGAGGTGCGCGACCACGCCGAGGCCTGGGCCCGCGGCACCGCCCTGAGTGCCGCGCGGCAGGGCGACCTGATCCTCGCGCTCAGCGAGGCCGCCGCCAACTCCCTGGCCCACGGCGGTGGGCGGGGTGCGCTGCGGCTGTGGAGGACCGGTACCGGCATCGTGGCCGAGATCCGCGACGGCGGCCGCCTGGCCGATCCGCTTGCGGGTCGCCGCCGCCCTTCCCTGGCCTCGGTCAACGGCGGCCGCGGCTTGTGGATGATCCACCAGCTGTGCGACCTGGTCGAGGTCCGGGCCTCGGACAGCGGCCTCATTCTGAGACTGCACATGGCAGCCTCCTGA
- a CDS encoding ATP-binding protein — protein METIGAEAGDSLRTGPSVVGQRRRLALSGVRGHVAKGRDFTREALRDWGWDGEATADDVLLLVSELLTNASLHAGGCIELALTSGEALRIEVYDGTTTLPRPHPNPQRGLPGGHGLYIVARLSDRWGTVTSENGKAVWAEIEASRLTSGRSTGM, from the coding sequence GTGGAAACCATCGGAGCGGAAGCCGGCGATTCGCTGCGCACCGGACCTTCCGTGGTGGGGCAGCGCCGTCGGCTCGCCCTGTCCGGCGTCCGGGGCCACGTGGCGAAGGGCCGCGATTTCACCCGTGAGGCCTTGCGGGACTGGGGCTGGGACGGTGAGGCGACCGCCGATGACGTGCTGCTCCTCGTGTCGGAGCTGCTGACCAACGCCTCGCTGCACGCGGGTGGCTGCATCGAGCTCGCGCTCACGTCCGGCGAGGCCCTGCGGATCGAGGTCTACGACGGCACGACGACGCTGCCCCGTCCGCACCCGAACCCGCAGCGGGGCCTGCCGGGCGGCCACGGGCTGTACATCGTGGCCCGTCTCTCGGACCGCTGGGGCACTGTCACCAGTGAGAACGGCAAGGCCGTCTGGGCCGAGATCGAGGCGTCCCGGCTGACCTCGGGCAGGTCCACGGGCATGTGA
- a CDS encoding UBP-type zinc finger domain-containing protein, which produces MTDIKGIDPGAAPSGPGCGDCDAVGGWWFHLRRCAQCGHIGCCDSSPAQHATAHWKSTGHPLVQSFEPGEEWFWDYDSGKLYESGPELTPPGGHPADQPAPGPADRVPQDWTRLLNR; this is translated from the coding sequence ATGACCGACATCAAGGGAATCGATCCGGGCGCCGCGCCCAGCGGCCCCGGCTGCGGCGACTGCGACGCGGTGGGCGGCTGGTGGTTCCACCTGCGCCGCTGCGCCCAGTGCGGCCACATCGGCTGCTGCGACTCGTCGCCCGCCCAGCACGCCACCGCCCACTGGAAGTCGACCGGACATCCCCTGGTACAAAGCTTCGAACCGGGCGAGGAGTGGTTCTGGGACTACGACAGCGGCAAGCTGTACGAGTCCGGGCCCGAGCTGACACCACCGGGCGGCCACCCCGCGGACCAGCCCGCGCCGGGACCGGCGGACCGGGTGCCCCAGGACTGGACCCGCCTGCTGAACCGCTGA
- a CDS encoding ATP-binding protein has protein sequence MPCGPQEIASLFLFEKLTPEQLGQLCAEGRVERFEAGPVYTEGEPATCFYVMIEGTVVLSRRVGGDDVEVSRTSQRGVYAGAMQAYLGDRVPQTYTNSMRVTEPTRFFVLPAQSFAGFMRDWFPMAAHLLEGLFFGAKNTQRAIGQRERLLALGSLSAGLTHELNNPAAAAVRATAALRERVGKMRHKLGVIAHGPYSRETLADLIEIQERTAERVAKAPSLSPLEASDREDELADWLEDHGIAEGWRIAPTFVQAGLDSDWLEQVAAAVAEDILPGAIGWLNYTVETELLMDEIEDSTTRISHLVDAAKQYSQLDRAPHRVVDVHELLDSTLLMLSGKIGPRVRVVKEYDRSVPDVPAYPAELNQVWTNLIDNAVFAIGSTGRDGTLTVRTAREGDRLLVEFRDTGPGIPADIRSRIFDPFFTTKPVGEGTGLGLDISWRIVVNKHHGSLQVESAPGDTRFQVLLPLTAPEPGTEAGTRTDTEPDTATEIAEEPV, from the coding sequence ATGCCCTGCGGCCCGCAGGAGATCGCCTCGCTGTTCCTGTTCGAGAAGCTCACCCCGGAACAGCTCGGACAGCTGTGCGCCGAAGGCCGCGTGGAGCGGTTCGAAGCCGGTCCGGTGTACACCGAGGGCGAACCGGCGACCTGCTTCTACGTGATGATCGAGGGCACCGTCGTCCTGTCCCGCCGGGTGGGCGGCGACGACGTCGAGGTGAGCCGGACCTCGCAGCGCGGGGTGTACGCGGGAGCCATGCAGGCCTACCTGGGCGACCGGGTGCCCCAGACGTACACCAACTCGATGCGGGTGACCGAGCCGACGCGGTTCTTCGTGCTGCCCGCCCAGTCCTTCGCGGGCTTCATGCGGGACTGGTTCCCGATGGCCGCGCACCTGCTGGAGGGACTCTTCTTCGGCGCGAAGAACACCCAGCGGGCCATCGGGCAGCGCGAACGCCTGCTGGCGCTCGGATCGCTGTCCGCAGGGCTCACCCACGAGCTCAACAACCCGGCCGCGGCTGCCGTCCGGGCCACCGCGGCGCTGCGCGAACGAGTGGGCAAGATGCGGCACAAGCTCGGCGTCATCGCGCACGGCCCCTACTCCCGCGAGACGCTCGCCGACCTCATCGAGATCCAGGAGCGCACCGCCGAACGCGTCGCGAAGGCCCCGTCGCTCAGCCCCCTGGAGGCGTCCGACCGGGAGGACGAGCTCGCGGACTGGCTCGAGGACCACGGCATCGCGGAAGGCTGGCGGATCGCACCGACCTTCGTACAGGCCGGGCTGGACAGCGACTGGCTGGAGCAGGTCGCGGCGGCCGTGGCCGAGGACATCCTCCCGGGGGCGATCGGCTGGCTCAACTACACGGTCGAGACCGAGCTGCTGATGGACGAGATCGAAGACTCCACCACCCGCATCTCCCACCTCGTGGACGCCGCCAAGCAGTACTCACAGCTCGACCGCGCCCCGCACCGGGTCGTCGACGTCCACGAACTCCTCGACAGCACCCTGCTGATGCTGTCCGGCAAGATCGGCCCCCGGGTCCGGGTCGTGAAGGAGTACGACCGCTCCGTGCCGGACGTGCCCGCCTACCCGGCGGAGCTCAACCAGGTGTGGACCAACCTCATCGACAACGCCGTCTTCGCGATCGGGAGCACCGGACGCGACGGCACGCTGACGGTGCGCACGGCACGGGAGGGGGACCGGCTGCTGGTGGAGTTCCGGGACACCGGGCCCGGCATCCCGGCGGACATCCGCAGCCGCATCTTCGATCCGTTCTTCACCACGAAGCCGGTCGGCGAGGGCACGGGCCTCGGCCTGGACATCTCCTGGCGGATCGTCGTCAACAAGCACCACGGAAGCCTCCAGGTCGAGTCCGCACCGGGCGACACCCGTTTCCAGGTGCTGCTGCCGCTGACCGCCCCGGAACCCGGGACCGAGGCAGGCACCCGGACCGACACCGAACCCGATACCGCGACCGAGATCGCCGAGGAGCCCGTATGA
- a CDS encoding FAD-dependent oxidoreductase: MAQVADTARTVILTVDDDPGVSRAVARDLRRRYGAGYRIVRAESGESALEALRELKLRGDLVAVILADYRMPQMNGIEFLEQALNVYPGARRVLLTAYADTNAAIDAINVVDLDHYLLKPWDPPEEKLYPVVDDLLTAWRAGDHRPVPATKVVGHRWSARSSHVREFLARNQVPYRWYSSDEPEGRRLLDAAGADGQRLPVVITPDCTVLIEPEATDLAAHVGLATTPAAEFYDLVVIGGGPAGLGAAVYGASEGLRTVLVERSATGGQAGQSSRIENYLGFPDGVSGAQLTERARRQAGRFGAEILTAREVTGLEVNGAARVVRFSDGSSVTAHSVILATGVSYRQLRAPGCEDLTGCGVYYGSSLTEASACQGQDVYIVGGANSAGQAAVYLARGANSVTLLVRGESLAASMSYYLIQQIEEAPNITVRTRTAVEAAHGDGHLEQLTLRDVDSGATERVDAQWMFVFIGAAPRTDWLDGTVLRDERGFILAGPDLTPDGRPPAEWELDRPPYHLETNVPGVFVAGDARAESAKRVASAVGEGAMAVMLVHRYLEQS, translated from the coding sequence ATGGCACAGGTCGCCGACACCGCGCGGACCGTCATCCTCACCGTGGACGACGATCCGGGAGTCTCCCGTGCCGTCGCCCGTGACCTGCGGCGACGCTATGGCGCCGGGTACCGGATCGTGCGCGCAGAGTCCGGGGAGTCCGCGCTGGAAGCACTGCGCGAGCTCAAGCTGCGGGGCGATCTGGTGGCCGTGATCCTGGCCGACTACCGCATGCCCCAGATGAACGGCATCGAGTTCCTCGAACAGGCGCTGAACGTGTACCCGGGCGCCCGCCGCGTACTACTGACCGCGTACGCCGACACCAACGCGGCCATCGACGCGATCAACGTCGTCGACCTCGACCACTACCTGCTCAAGCCGTGGGACCCGCCGGAGGAGAAGCTCTACCCGGTCGTCGACGACCTGCTCACGGCCTGGCGCGCCGGCGACCACCGGCCGGTACCCGCCACGAAGGTCGTCGGGCACCGCTGGTCGGCGCGCTCCTCGCACGTGCGGGAGTTCCTGGCCCGCAACCAGGTCCCGTACCGCTGGTACTCCTCCGACGAGCCCGAGGGACGGCGGCTGCTCGACGCCGCCGGGGCCGACGGACAGCGGCTGCCCGTGGTGATCACCCCGGACTGCACCGTGCTGATCGAGCCGGAGGCCACCGACCTCGCCGCCCACGTCGGGCTCGCGACGACCCCGGCCGCCGAGTTCTACGACCTCGTCGTGATCGGCGGCGGCCCGGCCGGCCTCGGCGCGGCCGTGTACGGGGCCTCGGAAGGGCTGCGGACGGTGCTGGTCGAGCGGTCGGCCACCGGCGGGCAGGCCGGGCAGAGCTCCCGCATCGAGAACTACCTCGGCTTCCCCGACGGCGTCTCGGGGGCGCAGCTCACCGAACGAGCCCGCCGCCAGGCCGGCCGGTTCGGCGCCGAGATCCTCACGGCACGCGAGGTCACGGGGCTGGAGGTCAACGGCGCGGCGCGCGTCGTCCGCTTCTCCGACGGCTCCTCGGTCACCGCGCACAGCGTCATCCTGGCGACCGGCGTCTCGTACCGGCAGCTCCGGGCCCCGGGCTGCGAGGACCTGACCGGCTGCGGGGTGTACTACGGCTCCTCCCTCACCGAGGCGTCGGCCTGCCAGGGGCAGGACGTGTACATCGTGGGAGGCGCCAACTCCGCCGGCCAGGCGGCTGTGTACCTGGCGCGGGGCGCGAACTCGGTGACGCTGCTGGTCCGCGGGGAGTCCCTGGCGGCGTCGATGTCGTACTACCTGATCCAGCAGATCGAAGAAGCCCCGAACATCACGGTGCGGACCCGGACGGCCGTCGAGGCGGCGCACGGCGACGGGCACCTGGAACAGCTGACGCTGCGCGATGTGGACAGCGGCGCGACCGAACGCGTCGACGCCCAGTGGATGTTCGTCTTCATCGGAGCGGCCCCCCGGACCGACTGGCTGGACGGCACGGTGCTCCGCGACGAGCGGGGCTTCATCCTGGCCGGGCCGGACCTCACGCCGGACGGCCGGCCGCCGGCCGAGTGGGAGCTGGACCGGCCGCCCTACCACCTGGAGACCAACGTTCCCGGAGTGTTCGTGGCGGGCGACGCACGCGCCGAGTCCGCGAAGCGCGTCGCGTCCGCCGTCGGAGAAGGAGCCATGGCCGTGATGCTCGTCCACCGGTACCTGGAGCAGTCGTGA
- a CDS encoding BtrH N-terminal domain-containing protein: MTVLAYEDFGTGRHREASLIRHALGSVHDEELVAGLAGGIGFMYFVFEYAGRVPIATIVAQAHPEPWVQVALGRLGVPYEATRAMNPRWGRVRAALDQGQPAFCVVDRSSLPWHEADPDAEMTGADPYTVVIAGYDGDDLLIEDGADTPHRIDREEFGAAWTAHRKGRHQLIVPTGPSETEPDVAGAVAATVTRLTGPVLGNKFDVNFGFTGMEKLAAQLRDSTTKTGWERRFGGSPEAFRAGTGRLHACLEEEWTAPGATRPLYADFLDLVGRPEAAGLFRESAGHWSELAALARDADPQAGAEERRALFDACAQRVDRSLELERQAVLALGK; the protein is encoded by the coding sequence ATGACTGTGCTCGCGTACGAAGACTTCGGCACCGGACGCCACCGTGAAGCCTCCCTGATCCGCCACGCCCTCGGCAGCGTCCACGACGAGGAGCTCGTGGCCGGCCTGGCGGGCGGGATCGGCTTCATGTACTTCGTCTTCGAGTACGCGGGCCGGGTGCCGATCGCCACGATCGTGGCGCAGGCCCACCCGGAGCCCTGGGTGCAGGTCGCGCTCGGCCGGCTGGGCGTCCCGTACGAGGCCACGCGCGCGATGAACCCCCGCTGGGGCCGGGTCCGCGCCGCGCTCGACCAGGGGCAGCCCGCCTTCTGCGTGGTCGACCGCTCCTCCCTGCCCTGGCACGAGGCCGACCCGGACGCCGAGATGACCGGCGCCGACCCGTACACCGTCGTCATCGCCGGGTACGACGGCGACGACCTGCTGATCGAGGACGGCGCCGACACCCCGCACCGGATCGACCGCGAGGAGTTCGGGGCCGCCTGGACCGCGCACCGCAAGGGCCGCCACCAGCTGATCGTGCCCACCGGGCCGTCCGAGACGGAGCCGGACGTGGCCGGGGCCGTCGCCGCCACCGTCACGCGCCTGACGGGGCCGGTCCTGGGGAACAAGTTCGACGTGAACTTCGGGTTCACCGGAATGGAGAAGCTCGCCGCGCAGCTGCGCGACAGCACCACCAAGACGGGCTGGGAGCGCCGCTTCGGCGGCTCCCCCGAGGCCTTCCGGGCCGGTACCGGGCGGCTGCACGCCTGCCTGGAGGAGGAATGGACCGCCCCGGGCGCGACCCGGCCGCTGTACGCCGACTTCCTGGACCTCGTCGGGCGCCCGGAGGCCGCCGGCCTCTTCCGGGAGTCCGCCGGGCACTGGTCGGAGCTGGCCGCGCTCGCCCGCGACGCGGACCCCCAGGCCGGGGCCGAGGAGCGGCGCGCGCTGTTCGACGCGTGTGCGCAGCGGGTGGACCGCAGCCTGGAGCTGGAGCGGCAGGCGGTCCTGGCGCTGGGGAAGTAG
- a CDS encoding DUF6400 family protein, translating to MAPHDPLHAPDEPGASGASDSSGASGASGDAAALVDFAVDLTSQEVLRRAQVMEALGPDWDPVEVLLGEEAAYDLLYSGLDARQQRLYDDLVAAGVLPARGDGRAAA from the coding sequence ATGGCCCCCCACGACCCCCTCCACGCCCCGGACGAGCCCGGCGCCTCCGGCGCTTCCGACTCCTCCGGCGCTTCCGGCGCTTCCGGCGACGCGGCCGCGCTGGTCGACTTCGCGGTGGACCTCACCTCGCAGGAGGTGCTGCGGCGCGCCCAGGTGATGGAAGCCCTCGGCCCCGACTGGGATCCGGTCGAGGTGCTGCTCGGCGAGGAGGCGGCGTACGACCTGCTGTACTCCGGACTCGACGCGCGGCAGCAGCGCCTGTACGACGACCTGGTCGCGGCCGGCGTGCTGCCCGCGAGGGGAGACGGCCGTGCTGCCGCTTGA
- a CDS encoding CAP domain-containing protein, translating into MQKHRKKKHYRKISIAAVTLGVVAVPTAAIACWDTQETGAARASERQGSRPYSPAAPSPTVPPQTQADPVAAPVEAPQPTEQQPTVEPQPVEPPAATTQPPTQPQPAAPAPAKPKPPAAPKQPSTPPTVAPSGPAAEVVALVNKERAKAGCSALTVNAKLTAAALNHSKDMAAHSNMSHTGSDGSDPGGRITRAGYAWTTYGENVAYGYSTPAQVMTGWMNSPGHRQNILNCAFKEIGVGLAQPNSYWTQSFGTAR; encoded by the coding sequence ATGCAGAAGCACCGCAAGAAGAAGCACTACCGGAAGATATCGATCGCCGCCGTCACCCTGGGCGTCGTGGCCGTACCCACGGCCGCGATCGCGTGTTGGGACACGCAGGAGACGGGCGCGGCGAGGGCCTCCGAGAGGCAGGGCTCCCGCCCCTACTCCCCCGCCGCGCCGTCGCCCACCGTGCCGCCCCAGACCCAGGCGGACCCCGTGGCCGCCCCCGTCGAGGCGCCCCAGCCGACGGAGCAGCAGCCCACGGTGGAACCGCAGCCGGTCGAGCCGCCCGCCGCGACGACGCAGCCGCCGACGCAGCCGCAGCCCGCCGCGCCGGCCCCGGCCAAGCCGAAGCCCCCGGCCGCACCCAAGCAGCCGAGCACACCGCCGACCGTCGCGCCGTCCGGTCCGGCCGCCGAGGTGGTGGCGCTCGTGAACAAGGAGCGCGCCAAGGCCGGCTGCTCGGCGCTGACCGTCAATGCGAAGCTGACGGCCGCCGCGCTGAACCACAGCAAGGACATGGCCGCGCACTCCAACATGTCGCACACCGGATCCGACGGCTCGGACCCGGGCGGGCGCATCACCCGCGCCGGTTACGCCTGGACGACCTACGGCGAGAACGTCGCCTACGGATACAGCACGCCCGCGCAAGTCATGACCGGCTGGATGAACAGCCCCGGCCACCGGCAGAACATCCTCAACTGCGCGTTCAAGGAGATCGGCGTCGGCCTCGCCCAGCCGAACTCCTACTGGACGCAGAGCTTCGGCACCGCCCGCTGA
- a CDS encoding sortase domain-containing protein codes for MPLPYPHRATAAVLAAAATALLAACAPEAAAGPASPVRATVAAPAAASTPAAPAAASPSATAVREPSPAPTAQPRASTLSIPSAGVTGLRVIPYEGTTDDVPGTRIQDRGVAASPYGKGGGVGPGQVGNFLVTAHRLSAGGPLRDLPAVKKGDEVLVAVDGVVHTYEIVATRETSFRSERSLSEQRAAVPGRPGAKPTQAMITLSTCATPEDHAEGNYWSDAQGNPEHRIDKIGVLRKTTAATPAPTPAG; via the coding sequence ATGCCCCTGCCGTACCCGCACCGAGCGACCGCCGCCGTCCTGGCCGCCGCCGCGACCGCCCTGCTGGCAGCCTGCGCACCCGAGGCCGCCGCCGGTCCGGCGAGCCCGGTGCGGGCGACGGTGGCGGCCCCGGCCGCGGCCTCGACCCCCGCCGCCCCTGCCGCGGCCTCCCCGTCGGCCACGGCCGTGCGGGAGCCGTCCCCGGCCCCCACCGCGCAGCCCCGGGCCTCCACGCTGTCCATACCCTCCGCGGGCGTCACCGGACTGCGCGTGATCCCGTACGAGGGCACCACGGACGACGTGCCGGGCACCCGCATCCAGGATCGCGGCGTGGCCGCCAGCCCCTACGGGAAGGGGGGCGGGGTAGGACCCGGGCAGGTCGGGAACTTCCTGGTCACCGCGCACCGCCTGTCCGCGGGCGGACCGCTGCGCGATCTGCCCGCCGTGAAGAAGGGCGACGAGGTGCTCGTCGCCGTGGACGGCGTGGTGCACACCTACGAGATAGTGGCGACCCGCGAGACGTCCTTCCGGTCCGAGCGCTCGCTGAGCGAGCAGCGCGCCGCGGTGCCCGGCCGGCCCGGGGCGAAACCCACCCAGGCCATGATCACCCTGTCGACCTGCGCCACCCCGGAGGACCACGCCGAGGGGAACTACTGGAGCGACGCCCAGGGCAACCCCGAGCACCGCATCGACAAGATAGGCGTCCTCCGCAAGACCACCGCCGCCACCCCCGCGCCGACGCCCGCCGGCTGA
- a CDS encoding SRPBCC family protein produces the protein MSHVEEYVEVNVPVRTAYNQWTQFEEFPAFMEGVERIEQRTDILTHWVTNVNGVQREFDAQITEQLPDRRVAWMTVDGEARQAGLVTFQPIDATTTKVVLHMNWAPDGLAETAADKLGFVKRQVTGDLKRFKLFIESRGVETGAWRGTV, from the coding sequence ATGTCGCACGTCGAGGAGTATGTCGAGGTCAACGTCCCCGTACGCACGGCCTACAACCAGTGGACGCAGTTCGAGGAGTTCCCCGCCTTCATGGAGGGGGTCGAACGCATAGAACAGCGCACGGACATCCTCACCCACTGGGTGACGAACGTGAACGGTGTGCAGCGCGAGTTCGACGCCCAGATCACCGAGCAGCTCCCTGACCGGCGCGTCGCGTGGATGACGGTGGACGGGGAGGCCCGCCAGGCCGGGCTCGTCACTTTCCAGCCGATCGACGCGACCACCACCAAGGTCGTCCTGCACATGAACTGGGCACCCGACGGCCTGGCCGAAACGGCCGCCGACAAGCTCGGATTCGTCAAGCGCCAGGTCACGGGCGACCTGAAGCGGTTCAAGCTCTTCATCGAATCGCGCGGGGTCGAGACGGGCGCCTGGCGGGGCACGGTCTGA